In one Microbacterium invictum genomic region, the following are encoded:
- a CDS encoding type II secretion system F family protein, with protein MTFLWGGMLAAGILLTLSPWLWPTTGGRRAVSARVDGRTAQLLREAGLARVTPFALAVVSVLVAAVVAASAFLITTVLPLALVAFAGAGLAPLWWVRARRDRMRKTRRSLWPDVCDLLVASVRAGMSLPDAVASLGESAPLPLRPNFRRFARDLAASGHFDSAIVALKHDLADPVADRVIETLRMARQVGGTELTTVLRALSASVRSDAAIRAEVDARQSWIRGAAVLGAAAPWVILSLLSLRPEGAAAYASAEGVVLIVGGAVVSVVAFRIMLRIGRLPDARRWAR; from the coding sequence ATGACGTTCCTCTGGGGTGGGATGCTCGCCGCCGGGATCCTGCTGACGCTGTCGCCCTGGCTGTGGCCCACGACCGGAGGGCGTCGGGCGGTCTCCGCACGTGTCGACGGTCGGACTGCTCAGCTCCTCCGCGAAGCGGGATTGGCCCGCGTGACGCCGTTCGCGCTCGCGGTGGTCTCGGTGCTCGTCGCGGCCGTCGTCGCGGCATCCGCCTTCCTCATCACGACGGTCCTGCCGCTCGCGCTGGTGGCGTTCGCCGGAGCCGGCCTCGCACCCCTGTGGTGGGTCCGTGCGCGGCGCGACCGGATGAGGAAGACCCGCCGGTCGCTGTGGCCCGATGTCTGCGACCTTCTCGTCGCCTCGGTTCGGGCCGGGATGTCGCTCCCTGACGCCGTCGCGAGTCTGGGCGAGTCGGCACCCCTTCCCCTTCGCCCGAACTTCCGGCGTTTCGCCCGCGATCTCGCGGCGTCGGGGCACTTCGACTCCGCCATCGTCGCTCTGAAGCACGACCTCGCCGATCCGGTCGCCGATCGGGTGATCGAGACGCTCCGCATGGCGCGTCAGGTGGGCGGCACCGAGCTGACCACGGTGCTTCGGGCGCTCTCCGCCTCGGTCCGCTCCGACGCGGCGATCCGCGCCGAAGTCGACGCGCGGCAGTCGTGGATCCGTGGGGCGGCGGTCCTCGGTGCGGCCGCCCCGTGGGTGATCCTCTCGCTCCTTTCGCTCCGACCCGAGGGCGCCGCGGCCTACGCCAGCGCAGAGGGTGTCGTCCTGATCGTCGGTGGCGCCGTGGTGTCCGTGGTCGCCTTCCGGATCATGCTGCGCATCGGCCGTCTCCCGGACGCGCGGAGGTGGGCACGATGA
- a CDS encoding type II secretion system F family protein, with protein sequence MNPLTLTDASLAIVLGVALGAGLLLLLSLAPRWRSASLSQRIAPYIRDVTDPIGATPVTAGFGDDLAAIWRRTQEAVARRLAGSASIERRLRQAAWTTDSAAFRGRQLGLALAGLAVGGLVVVALVLTGRGSPATAFLPPLFAAAGAIMCDLQLSRAARARRARIEEELPTVLEFLALCLSAGEGILDALRRVGDLPGGEVTGELRGAVVAVGTGSSLSDALAELGSRVDSPALSRAVDHLVAAIDRGAPLAQVLHAQALDAREDAKRALIERAGRNEIAMLVPLVFLILPLSVLFAVFPGILLLRLGVG encoded by the coding sequence ATGAACCCCCTCACCCTCACCGATGCGTCGCTCGCGATCGTGCTGGGCGTGGCCCTCGGAGCGGGCCTGCTGCTTCTCCTCTCCCTCGCTCCGCGTTGGCGATCGGCCTCCCTCAGCCAGCGCATCGCCCCCTACATCCGAGACGTCACCGACCCGATCGGCGCGACCCCCGTCACGGCGGGCTTCGGAGACGATCTCGCGGCGATCTGGCGACGAACGCAGGAGGCGGTCGCCCGGCGTCTCGCCGGCTCGGCCTCGATCGAGCGGCGTCTGCGCCAGGCGGCGTGGACCACGGACAGCGCCGCGTTCCGTGGTCGTCAGCTCGGGCTGGCCCTCGCCGGACTCGCCGTCGGCGGCCTGGTCGTCGTGGCGCTCGTGCTCACCGGCCGGGGGTCGCCGGCGACGGCCTTCCTCCCACCCCTGTTCGCGGCGGCGGGAGCGATCATGTGCGACCTGCAGCTGTCCCGCGCCGCTCGGGCGCGCCGGGCACGCATCGAAGAGGAACTGCCGACCGTGCTGGAGTTCCTCGCACTGTGCCTGTCGGCCGGGGAAGGCATCCTCGACGCGCTGCGGCGGGTGGGCGACCTTCCGGGCGGCGAGGTGACCGGCGAGCTGCGCGGCGCCGTCGTCGCGGTCGGCACCGGCTCCTCGCTCTCGGATGCCCTGGCCGAGCTGGGTTCCCGGGTGGATTCCCCCGCCCTGTCACGGGCGGTCGATCACCTCGTGGCGGCCATCGACCGGGGTGCGCCGCTGGCCCAGGTGCTGCACGCCCAGGCGCTCGACGCGCGCGAGGATGCCAAGCGGGCCCTGATCGAGCGCGCGGGACGCAACGAGATCGCCATGCTCGTGCCGCTCGTGTTCCTGATCCTGCCGCTGAGCGTCCTGTTCGCGGTCTTCCCCGGGATATTGCTGCTGCGGTTGGGAGTCGGATGA
- a CDS encoding DUF1304 domain-containing protein, producing MVVAGLVFAAIAAVIHVYIFVLESVTWTSARTRRTFGIRSLEEAQATRAMAFNQGFYNLFLAVSALVGIVLVAVGATVVGATLVFVGTGSMVAAGLVLVLSNRRMLRPAAIQAVPPLIAIISLAIGLTA from the coding sequence ATGGTCGTCGCAGGACTCGTCTTCGCAGCCATCGCTGCGGTGATCCACGTCTACATCTTCGTGCTGGAGTCGGTGACCTGGACGAGCGCCCGCACCCGCCGGACCTTCGGCATCCGCAGCCTCGAGGAGGCGCAGGCGACGCGGGCGATGGCGTTCAACCAGGGCTTCTACAACCTGTTCCTGGCCGTCTCGGCGCTTGTGGGCATCGTGCTCGTCGCCGTCGGCGCCACGGTCGTCGGTGCGACGCTGGTGTTCGTCGGCACCGGGTCGATGGTCGCCGCGGGCCTCGTGCTCGTCCTGTCCAACCGGCGGATGCTGCGGCCGGCCGCCATCCAGGCGGTGCCGCCTCTGATCGCGATCATCTCGCTCGCGATCGGTCTGACCGCCTGA
- a CDS encoding ATP-dependent DNA ligase produces the protein MPGDEQLVRIGGRRLRLTNLEKVLYPETGTTKGEVIAYYSRIAPVLLPHVAGRPVTRKRWPEGVGTAEHPEMSFFAKHLEPGAPDWVPRRPIPHSSGTKDYPLVEDLPTLVYLAQVASLELHVPQWRFTAEGERGDADRLVLDLDPGLGVGLAECAEVARWARDILTPMGLDPHPVTSGSKGLQLYCALPPGQTSDRASRLAHELARSIEADHPDLVVSSMKKAIRDGRVLIDWSQNNGSKTTIAPYSLRGRAQPTVATPRTWAELDDPKLRHIRFDEVLDRVDEIGDPLAALDRRTGPSSSDRARAPLHAYIAKRTAGATPEPVPTAPDAESSPSGEWPIFVIQEHHASRLHWDLRLEHDGVLVSWAVPRGIPHSTARNTLAVMTEDHPMEYATFAGTIPAGQYGAGTMTIWDAGHYEPEKWRDDEVIFTAEGRPGGPLGRVRLALIRTGGEGEKSSWLLHRMKTDAAGRPQGEAEPVTATPPASRADPSDPPPPSGSTRVADDLAATPEAPWPPRARDLAPMLSTSATPARARSDAARWGDPAWAEAKWDGIRAIGVWEDRRLRLWARSGNELTARYPEISGVDAGLGDARAIVDGELVALDHGRPSFPLLQTRMNLVREGDIAREAGRTPVHYYLFDVLVAEGKDVTGLPLRQRRAILERLAASSVPALVTPPVFEDVGIALETSTRLRLEGVVVKDPASPYRRGTRSEAWLKVKLTRTQEVVIAGIRPGQGGRAGTFGSLLLGIPDDEGLRYAGRVGTGFTDRELRTLHELLTPLAIDRNPLVGVPAADTRGVQWVRPERVAEVEFGEFTPTGILRHSRWRGLRPDKSPDEVVRES, from the coding sequence ATGCCCGGCGATGAGCAACTGGTCCGCATCGGCGGTCGTCGGCTGCGCCTGACCAACCTCGAGAAGGTGCTCTACCCCGAGACGGGCACCACCAAGGGCGAGGTGATCGCCTACTATTCCCGGATCGCCCCCGTCCTCCTCCCTCACGTCGCCGGCAGGCCCGTGACCCGGAAGCGCTGGCCGGAGGGCGTGGGAACCGCCGAGCACCCGGAGATGTCGTTCTTCGCCAAGCATCTCGAGCCGGGGGCGCCCGACTGGGTGCCGCGGAGGCCGATCCCCCACTCGAGCGGCACCAAGGACTATCCGCTCGTCGAGGACCTCCCGACCCTCGTCTACCTCGCGCAGGTGGCGAGCCTCGAGCTGCACGTCCCGCAGTGGCGGTTCACCGCCGAGGGCGAACGCGGCGACGCCGACCGGCTGGTGCTCGATCTCGACCCCGGGCTGGGGGTCGGTCTCGCCGAGTGCGCCGAGGTGGCCCGGTGGGCTCGCGACATCCTCACCCCGATGGGCCTGGATCCCCATCCCGTGACGAGCGGCAGCAAGGGCCTGCAGCTGTACTGCGCCCTCCCGCCCGGTCAGACCAGCGACCGCGCATCGCGCCTGGCGCACGAGCTCGCCCGGTCGATCGAGGCCGACCACCCCGACCTCGTGGTGAGCAGCATGAAGAAGGCGATTCGCGACGGACGCGTGCTCATCGACTGGAGCCAGAACAACGGCTCGAAGACCACCATCGCCCCCTACTCCCTGCGCGGCCGGGCACAGCCCACGGTCGCGACGCCGCGCACGTGGGCGGAACTGGATGACCCGAAGCTGCGCCACATCCGATTCGACGAGGTCCTCGACCGGGTCGACGAGATCGGCGATCCGCTGGCCGCGCTGGATCGCCGCACCGGCCCGAGCTCGTCAGACAGAGCCCGCGCGCCGCTTCACGCCTACATCGCCAAGCGCACCGCCGGCGCCACGCCCGAGCCGGTGCCGACGGCGCCGGACGCCGAGTCGTCGCCGTCCGGCGAGTGGCCGATCTTCGTCATCCAGGAGCACCACGCCTCGCGCCTGCACTGGGACCTCCGCCTCGAGCACGACGGGGTGCTCGTCAGCTGGGCGGTGCCCCGAGGCATCCCCCACTCCACCGCCCGCAACACCCTCGCCGTGATGACCGAGGACCACCCCATGGAGTACGCGACCTTCGCGGGGACCATTCCCGCCGGCCAGTACGGAGCCGGGACGATGACGATCTGGGACGCCGGCCACTATGAACCCGAGAAGTGGCGCGACGACGAGGTCATCTTCACCGCCGAGGGCCGCCCCGGCGGCCCCCTCGGCCGGGTGCGGCTGGCCCTCATCCGCACCGGCGGCGAGGGAGAGAAGTCCAGTTGGCTGCTCCACCGCATGAAGACGGATGCCGCGGGGAGGCCGCAGGGCGAGGCCGAACCGGTCACGGCCACGCCTCCGGCATCGCGCGCGGACCCGAGCGATCCCCCGCCGCCGTCCGGCTCGACGCGGGTCGCCGATGACCTCGCCGCGACTCCCGAAGCGCCGTGGCCGCCTCGAGCCCGCGACCTGGCACCCATGCTCTCGACCTCTGCCACACCCGCCCGCGCACGCTCCGACGCCGCTCGCTGGGGAGACCCGGCGTGGGCGGAGGCGAAGTGGGACGGCATCCGCGCGATCGGGGTCTGGGAGGACCGGCGCCTGCGCCTGTGGGCACGCAGCGGCAACGAGCTCACGGCGCGCTATCCCGAGATCAGCGGCGTCGACGCCGGGCTCGGCGACGCCCGCGCGATCGTCGACGGCGAGCTCGTCGCCCTCGACCACGGCCGCCCGAGCTTCCCGCTCCTGCAGACCCGGATGAACCTCGTCCGCGAGGGCGACATCGCACGCGAGGCGGGGCGCACACCGGTGCACTACTACCTTTTCGACGTGCTCGTCGCAGAGGGGAAGGATGTCACGGGCCTCCCGCTCCGGCAGCGGCGGGCGATCCTGGAACGGCTGGCCGCATCATCCGTACCCGCCCTGGTGACACCGCCGGTGTTCGAGGACGTCGGCATCGCCCTGGAGACGAGCACGCGCCTGCGGCTGGAAGGCGTGGTGGTGAAAGACCCCGCCTCGCCCTACCGGCGGGGCACGCGGTCGGAGGCGTGGCTGAAGGTCAAGCTGACCCGCACGCAGGAGGTGGTGATCGCGGGAATACGGCCGGGCCAGGGCGGCCGGGCGGGCACCTTCGGCTCTCTCCTCCTCGGCATCCCCGATGACGAGGGCCTGCGCTACGCGGGACGAGTCGGGACGGGCTTCACCGATCGGGAGTTGCGTACGCTGCACGAGCTGCTCACGCCCCTCGCGATAGATCGGAACCCTCTCGTCGGCGTGCCCGCCGCCGACACCCGCGGGGTGCAGTGGGTGCGTCCCGAACGGGTGGCGGAGGTGGAGTTCGGCGAGTTCACACCGACGGGAATCCTCCGTCACTCGCGCTGGCGCGGGCTCCGGCCCGACAAGAGTCCCGACGAGGTCGTCCGGGAGAGTTGA
- a CDS encoding Ku protein: MRSIWKGALTFGLVNVPVKVYSATEDHDVSLHQVHSKDGGRIRYQRVCEIDGEVVPYSDIDRAYDDGQQTVVLTKDDFDALPAEKSREIDVVEFVPSDQVDPLLFDKAYYLEPDSASPKAYVLLRRTLEQTDRTAIVRFSLRQKTRLAALRVRGDVLVLQTLLWADEVREAAFPSLEENVKISGKELELSAALVDSFASDFDPAEFTDDYQEELRTLIKAKIEQGDAIDTAETFGADDDEGDGGGEVIDLMEALRASVERSREARSGKKDDASSGGSRGSRDSSSDASGGAAKKKAPRKKTAKAS; this comes from the coding sequence ATGAGGTCGATCTGGAAGGGCGCGCTGACGTTCGGGCTGGTCAACGTGCCGGTCAAGGTGTACTCCGCTACCGAGGACCACGACGTGTCGCTCCATCAGGTCCACAGCAAGGACGGCGGCCGCATCCGCTATCAGCGCGTGTGCGAGATCGACGGAGAGGTCGTCCCCTACAGCGACATCGACCGCGCCTACGACGACGGCCAGCAGACCGTCGTCCTCACGAAGGACGACTTCGACGCGCTGCCCGCGGAGAAGAGCCGTGAGATCGACGTGGTCGAGTTCGTGCCGAGCGACCAGGTGGATCCGCTGCTGTTCGACAAGGCCTATTACCTCGAGCCCGACTCGGCGTCACCCAAGGCGTACGTGCTCCTGCGCCGAACGCTGGAGCAGACCGACCGCACCGCGATCGTGCGGTTCTCGCTCCGTCAGAAGACGCGGCTGGCGGCGCTGCGGGTTCGCGGCGACGTGCTCGTTCTCCAGACGCTTCTGTGGGCGGACGAGGTGCGCGAGGCGGCGTTCCCATCGCTGGAGGAGAACGTCAAGATCTCGGGCAAGGAGCTCGAGCTCTCGGCGGCCCTTGTCGACAGCTTCGCCAGCGACTTCGATCCCGCCGAGTTCACCGACGACTACCAGGAAGAGCTCCGCACCCTCATCAAGGCCAAGATCGAGCAGGGCGACGCCATCGACACGGCCGAGACCTTCGGCGCCGATGACGACGAGGGCGACGGCGGCGGCGAGGTCATCGACCTCATGGAGGCGCTCCGCGCCAGCGTCGAGCGCTCGCGGGAGGCGCGGTCGGGGAAGAAGGACGACGCCTCCTCGGGCGGCTCGCGCGGTTCGCGCGACTCGTCATCGGATGCCTCGGGCGGGGCGGCGAAGAAGAAGGCGCCTCGCAAGAAGACCGCGAAGGCGTCCTAG
- a CDS encoding DedA family protein gives MYTVPTALIPWLDPAAIIAAAGPWALAVVCFIVFAETGLLVGFLLPGDTLLIMAGLLSHPSEVAPNGVFGISAWWVALLIGLSAFVGGEVGYLIGHKGGPAVFERKESGIFSRRNVERTNAFFERWGGLTIILARFVPIVRTFAPVAAGVGHMPWHRYTLYNFIGAVIWGFGLTMIGYGIGFIPGVGQFVTDYIDVILLAAVGGTVIFIVWHYLSERRKAKKAAAAGADTDTDAVEARQLVLDPDVFQRGPEHRPETTPEP, from the coding sequence GTGTACACCGTTCCCACCGCTCTCATCCCCTGGCTCGATCCCGCCGCGATCATCGCGGCGGCCGGGCCCTGGGCCCTCGCCGTGGTCTGCTTCATCGTCTTCGCCGAGACCGGCCTGCTCGTGGGATTCCTGCTGCCCGGCGACACCCTGCTGATCATGGCGGGCCTGCTCTCCCACCCCTCCGAGGTGGCGCCCAACGGCGTCTTCGGCATCAGTGCGTGGTGGGTGGCGCTGCTGATCGGCCTGTCGGCCTTCGTCGGCGGTGAGGTGGGCTATCTCATCGGACACAAGGGCGGTCCCGCGGTGTTCGAACGGAAGGAGTCCGGCATCTTCAGCCGCCGGAACGTGGAGCGCACGAACGCGTTCTTCGAGCGGTGGGGCGGGCTCACCATCATCCTGGCCCGCTTCGTGCCGATCGTCCGCACGTTCGCGCCCGTCGCCGCCGGCGTCGGACACATGCCGTGGCACCGCTACACGCTGTACAACTTCATCGGCGCGGTCATCTGGGGCTTCGGTCTGACGATGATCGGCTACGGCATCGGCTTCATCCCGGGCGTCGGCCAGTTCGTGACCGACTACATCGACGTCATCCTGCTGGCGGCGGTCGGTGGCACGGTGATCTTCATCGTCTGGCACTACCTGTCCGAGCGTCGCAAGGCCAAGAAGGCCGCGGCGGCGGGCGCCGACACCGACACGGACGCCGTCGAAGCCCGACAGCTCGTGCTCGACCCCGATGTCTTCCAGCGGGGCCCCGAGCACCGCCCGGAGACGACCCCCGAGCCCTGA
- a CDS encoding TadE/TadG family type IV pilus assembly protein, translating into MPATARGIRGLIRSLTADAADERGSAPVEFVLVAVMLTALTLGVLQLGLGIYVRNVVHDAAVEGAYHAALADTTLRDGADRTSQIVARTVGAAYAGDVSVAETTALGYPAVEVSVQAPLPVIGLIGLPGLLEVSAHAPVESFD; encoded by the coding sequence ATGCCGGCGACGGCGCGCGGCATCCGTGGTCTGATCAGGTCGTTGACAGCGGATGCTGCGGACGAGCGCGGCTCGGCGCCCGTGGAGTTCGTGCTGGTCGCAGTGATGCTGACCGCCCTCACGCTCGGGGTCCTCCAGCTCGGACTCGGCATCTACGTCCGGAACGTCGTCCACGACGCCGCCGTCGAGGGCGCCTATCACGCGGCGCTGGCGGACACGACGCTGCGCGACGGTGCCGATCGCACCTCCCAGATCGTCGCCCGCACCGTCGGTGCTGCCTACGCCGGAGACGTGTCCGTCGCCGAGACCACCGCCCTCGGCTACCCGGCGGTGGAGGTCAGCGTTCAGGCGCCCCTGCCGGTGATCGGGCTCATCGGTCTGCCGGGCCTGCTGGAGGTGAGTGCCCATGCGCCCGTGGAGTCGTTCGACTGA
- a CDS encoding CpaF family protein, whose amino-acid sequence MTSAVLTDAAPTSAVAARVRDRLRAQSADPTKDPDAAARIAADEVRRHNDYALARGLATIDDESGAVRAVVAQVTGYGPLQSYLDDPGVEELWINAPDRVFVARGGVSERVPLQLTDTAVRDLVERMLHATGRRVDLSQPFVDASLPDGSRLHVVIPEITRRHWAVNIRKFLPAYRDLDALVEVGSLAPRAADLLRRAMSEGRSVLVSGATHAGKTTLLAALVAASPRAHRIVTVEETFELAVTAPDLVAMQGRQPSLEGTGEVSLRRLVKEALRMRPDRIVVGEVRDAEALDLLLALNTGVPGAATIHANSAREALVKLSTLPLLAGRNIDAGFVVPAVAQGVDLVVHCERAVDGRRRVGEIVEPTGVQGGAIASRVLYRAGER is encoded by the coding sequence GTGACTTCCGCCGTGCTCACCGACGCAGCGCCGACCAGCGCGGTCGCCGCCCGCGTGCGCGACCGGCTGCGCGCGCAGAGTGCGGATCCGACGAAGGATCCGGATGCCGCTGCGCGGATCGCCGCCGACGAGGTCCGCCGTCACAACGACTACGCACTCGCCCGGGGGCTCGCCACCATCGACGACGAGTCCGGCGCCGTGCGCGCCGTCGTCGCCCAGGTCACCGGCTACGGCCCGCTGCAGAGCTACCTCGACGACCCCGGGGTCGAGGAGCTCTGGATCAATGCGCCGGATCGTGTATTCGTGGCGCGGGGCGGAGTATCCGAACGGGTACCCCTCCAGCTCACCGACACGGCCGTTCGCGATCTGGTGGAACGGATGCTGCACGCGACCGGGCGCCGCGTGGACCTCAGCCAGCCGTTCGTGGACGCCTCTCTGCCCGACGGCAGCCGTCTTCACGTGGTCATCCCCGAGATCACCCGACGGCACTGGGCCGTCAACATCCGGAAGTTCCTTCCGGCGTACCGCGATCTCGACGCGCTCGTCGAGGTGGGTTCCCTCGCGCCGCGCGCGGCGGATCTGCTCCGGCGAGCGATGAGCGAGGGCCGAAGCGTCCTGGTGTCGGGAGCGACCCACGCCGGCAAGACGACGCTGCTCGCCGCGCTCGTCGCCGCGAGTCCTCGGGCCCATCGCATCGTGACGGTGGAGGAGACTTTCGAGCTGGCGGTGACGGCTCCGGATCTCGTGGCGATGCAGGGCCGGCAGCCGAGCCTGGAGGGTACCGGCGAGGTGAGTCTGCGCCGGCTCGTCAAAGAGGCCCTGCGGATGCGGCCCGACCGCATCGTCGTCGGTGAGGTGCGTGATGCGGAGGCACTGGATCTGCTCCTGGCGCTCAACACCGGCGTGCCGGGAGCGGCGACCATCCACGCGAACTCCGCGCGGGAGGCGCTGGTGAAGCTCTCGACGCTGCCGCTGCTCGCGGGGCGGAACATCGATGCCGGCTTCGTCGTGCCGGCGGTCGCTCAGGGGGTCGACCTCGTCGTCCACTGCGAGCGAGCGGTCGACGGACGCCGCCGCGTCGGAGAGATCGTCGAGCCCACCGGCGTCCAGGGTGGTGCGATCGCGTCGCGCGTCCTCTACCGGGCGGGGGAGCGATGA
- a CDS encoding PLD nuclease N-terminal domain-containing protein, producing MTHAADNRTTTGSLKDSPAVKAAKTAVAAAPAARAALGLAGIVQAAFAFLAFWDLAHRDSRQVTGPKPLWIPVILVNWIGPAAYFLFGIKR from the coding sequence ATGACGCACGCGGCCGACAACAGGACCACCACGGGCTCTCTGAAGGATTCCCCCGCGGTGAAGGCCGCCAAGACCGCCGTCGCCGCGGCGCCCGCGGCGCGGGCCGCCCTCGGACTCGCCGGCATCGTCCAGGCCGCGTTCGCGTTCCTGGCGTTCTGGGACCTCGCCCACCGCGACAGCCGTCAGGTGACCGGGCCGAAGCCCCTGTGGATCCCCGTCATCCTGGTGAATTGGATCGGGCCCGCAGCCTACTTCCTCTTCGGCATCAAGCGCTGA
- a CDS encoding pilus assembly protein TadG-related protein: MTRRARPAAARSDETGSVLLLTLGYAILTLVVVFVCVDATSLYLAQKRVDAAADAAALAGADGFELVVDGGEPRAVLTDDDVAELAAALVDQWGGDLRIIAAGTPDGTSARVTVAGTWRPPIATAFVPEGVPLEATATSRTALR; this comes from the coding sequence ATGACGCGCCGCGCACGGCCCGCCGCTGCACGGTCCGACGAGACCGGCAGCGTCCTGCTCCTCACGCTCGGCTACGCGATCCTCACCCTCGTGGTGGTCTTCGTCTGTGTCGACGCGACGAGTCTTTACCTCGCTCAGAAGCGGGTCGACGCGGCGGCCGACGCCGCCGCCCTGGCGGGTGCGGACGGGTTCGAACTCGTCGTCGACGGCGGTGAGCCGCGCGCCGTTCTCACCGACGACGACGTCGCCGAGCTCGCCGCGGCGCTCGTCGATCAGTGGGGCGGTGATCTGCGGATCATCGCGGCGGGCACGCCGGACGGCACGTCGGCGCGGGTGACGGTGGCGGGCACCTGGCGACCGCCCATCGCCACGGCCTTCGTCCCGGAGGGCGTGCCGCTCGAGGCGACGGCGACCAGCCGCACTGCGCTGCGGTGA
- a CDS encoding carboxymuconolactone decarboxylase family protein: MSVIRTPTDAEVEGAAATLYAEDRESLGYVTTHTRVTALNPEAVAAFEQLIRAVVPSLGMRRYELVTLAAAGALGSTSCRAHHGVKALGYIEADELERIARDYRAAGLAPDEVAMMAFAERLSGDSASMTKEDAAELQRHGFSDREIVDIAFAAAARNFYSRSLHALGVEPDIPPTLPSSLRDALLEGMRTQERDGARR, from the coding sequence ATGTCCGTCATCCGCACGCCTACAGATGCCGAGGTCGAAGGCGCCGCCGCCACGCTGTACGCCGAGGATCGTGAGAGTCTCGGCTACGTGACGACCCACACCAGGGTCACCGCTCTCAACCCCGAGGCCGTCGCCGCATTCGAGCAGCTCATCCGGGCGGTCGTTCCCAGCCTCGGGATGCGTCGGTACGAGCTGGTCACGCTGGCGGCGGCCGGTGCCCTCGGCTCGACCTCCTGCCGCGCCCATCACGGCGTGAAGGCGCTCGGCTACATCGAGGCGGACGAGCTCGAACGCATCGCCCGCGACTACCGCGCGGCGGGGCTCGCCCCCGACGAGGTCGCGATGATGGCGTTCGCCGAGAGACTGAGCGGGGATTCGGCGTCCATGACCAAGGAGGATGCCGCTGAGTTGCAGCGACACGGTTTCAGCGACCGCGAGATCGTCGACATCGCCTTCGCCGCCGCGGCGCGAAACTTCTACAGCCGGTCGCTGCACGCCCTCGGCGTCGAGCCCGACATCCCGCCCACCCTTCCCTCGTCGCTCCGCGATGCACTGCTCGAGGGGATGCGCACCCAGGAGCGTGACGGCGCGCGACGCTAG
- a CDS encoding TadE family protein, whose translation MRPWSRSTERTTAADDPDDRGSAALEFIVVGLLLLVPLVYVVVSLGLIQGQALGAEAGARHVARAVAGASDAADADRRAEAVIASITEEYGLDPDRIDLSLACAPAGAACPRAGATLLVRVRSTVSLPLVPPVFGLDRIAAVPVEATAAERVSRFWEGG comes from the coding sequence ATGCGCCCGTGGAGTCGTTCGACTGAGCGGACGACCGCCGCCGACGATCCGGATGACCGCGGTTCGGCCGCGCTCGAGTTCATCGTCGTGGGGCTCCTCCTCCTCGTTCCGCTCGTCTACGTCGTCGTCTCGCTGGGGCTCATCCAGGGCCAGGCCCTCGGAGCCGAAGCCGGAGCCCGTCACGTCGCACGGGCCGTCGCCGGCGCGAGCGATGCCGCGGACGCCGACCGGCGCGCCGAGGCCGTGATCGCCTCGATCACGGAGGAGTACGGCCTCGACCCCGACCGCATCGACCTCTCGCTCGCGTGCGCTCCGGCGGGCGCCGCATGTCCGCGAGCGGGCGCGACCCTGCTCGTGCGGGTCCGCAGCACCGTCTCGCTGCCCCTCGTGCCGCCCGTGTTCGGTCTCGACCGGATCGCGGCCGTCCCGGTCGAGGCGACGGCGGCCGAGCGCGTGTCGCGCTTCTGGGAGGGCGGATGA